The Pseudomonas fulva 12-X sequence CGACCATGCCTACTGAAGCGCTACGCAGCACTCCGAACGTCCGCCGTCGCCGCCTGGCCATCGGCCTCGACCGCCGCAGTGTGGCGGCCTTCGGCACCCTGGCCGCGCTGGCGAGCCTGTGGTGGCTGGCCACGCACCTGGGCTGGATCGACACCATCTTCCTGCCGGCGCCCGAGCAGCTGCTGGTGGCGCTCAAGGGCTTGCTGCACGACGGCTACCTGGACGCCACCCTGTGGCAGCACCTGAGTACCAGCCTATGGCGTGTGCTGGTGGCCTTGCTGGCGGCGGTGATCACCGCCGTGCCGCTGGGTATCGCCATGGGCCTGAACCCGACGCTCAACGCCGCGCTCGACCCGCTGGTGGAGTTCTACCGGCCGATTCCGCCGTTGGCCTATCTGCCGTTGATGGTGATCTGGTTCGGCATTGGCGAGCTGTCCAAGGTGCTGCTCATCTACCTGGCGCTGTTCGCGCCGCTGCTGATCGCCACCGTGGGCGGCGTGCGCCGCGTCGACAAGGCGCGTATCCAGGCGGTGCGCTGCCTGGGTGCCAGCCGCCTGCAGGTGGTGCGCCATGTGATTCTGCCCAGCGCGATGCCGGACATCCTCACCGGGCTGCGCATCGCCCTTGGCGTCGGCTGGTCGACGCTGGTCGCTGCCGAGCTGATCGCCGCCAATCAGGGCCTGGGTTTCATGGTGCAGTCCGCCGCGCAGTTCCTCGCTACCGACGTGGTGGTGGTCGGCATCCTGCTGATCGCCGGCATCGCCCTGGCCATCGAGCTCGGTTTGCGGGCTCTGCAAAAACGTTTCGCGTCCTGGAGTTGAGCACATGACTATCCAATTCGAGCGGATCGGCCAGGCCCTGGGCGCCCGCGTCACCGGTATCGACCTGGCGCAGCCGCTGACACTCGCCGACCATCAGGCGCTGCATCAGGGTTTGCTCGAACACCAGGTGCTGTTCTTTCGCGATCAGCTGCTGACGCCCGCGCAGCAGCGCAATGCCGCGGCGTTGTTCGGCGACCTGCACATTCATCCGATCTATCCGAAGATCGCGGAGCAGCCGGAAATCCTCGTGCTGGATACCGACCTCAACGACCTGCGCGACAACGC is a genomic window containing:
- the tauC gene encoding taurine ABC transporter permease TauC; its protein translation is MPTEALRSTPNVRRRRLAIGLDRRSVAAFGTLAALASLWWLATHLGWIDTIFLPAPEQLLVALKGLLHDGYLDATLWQHLSTSLWRVLVALLAAVITAVPLGIAMGLNPTLNAALDPLVEFYRPIPPLAYLPLMVIWFGIGELSKVLLIYLALFAPLLIATVGGVRRVDKARIQAVRCLGASRLQVVRHVILPSAMPDILTGLRIALGVGWSTLVAAELIAANQGLGFMVQSAAQFLATDVVVVGILLIAGIALAIELGLRALQKRFASWS